Proteins from one Bacteriovorax sp. BAL6_X genomic window:
- a CDS encoding M15 family metallopeptidase yields the protein MSKVDKEVLFGMTKDHLIYDESINRYFHKDSFDDFKRFKEDALTEGIDFYVTSSFRSFDDQLRIWNEKCAGKRPIYDRNGVELDHTKLSPSEIVAAIINWSALPGTSRHHWGTELDVVDGNSWPEGYHIQLIPEEFSEGGPFANFSKWLNSKIENKQSYSYYRPYVEDLGGVAPEAWHISYNKVSSEYHQEYTYELFCELLNHKKMNELTYLDEVKASSQGIYHHFFRLLK from the coding sequence ATGAGTAAGGTAGACAAGGAAGTTCTATTCGGTATGACAAAAGATCACCTCATTTATGATGAGAGTATCAACCGCTACTTCCACAAAGATTCATTTGATGACTTTAAACGTTTTAAAGAAGATGCTCTAACAGAAGGTATCGACTTCTATGTCACAAGCTCCTTTCGTTCATTTGATGACCAATTAAGAATCTGGAATGAAAAATGCGCCGGTAAACGTCCTATCTATGATCGCAATGGAGTAGAACTCGATCACACCAAACTATCCCCTTCAGAAATAGTAGCGGCCATCATTAATTGGTCAGCGCTTCCCGGAACATCTCGCCACCACTGGGGAACGGAGCTTGATGTGGTGGATGGCAATAGCTGGCCAGAAGGCTATCACATTCAACTCATACCTGAAGAGTTTTCTGAAGGTGGCCCATTTGCTAATTTTAGTAAGTGGTTAAATTCTAAGATTGAGAACAAGCAAAGTTATTCTTACTATAGGCCATACGTTGAAGACCTTGGTGGAGTTGCACCAGAGGCATGGCATATTAGCTACAATAAGGTTTCGTCCGAATATCACCAAGAATATACTTATGAGTTATTTTGTGAATTATTAAATCATAAGAAGATGAATGAGCTTACTTATTTAGATGAAGTAAAAGCAAGCTCACAAGGAATCTATCATCACTTCTTTAGGCTTTTAAAGTAA
- a CDS encoding proline dehydrogenase family protein, which translates to MKLPVVKSTQLNDSFRLDYYDHFESLLFDGSQIKESIKKDLLFWTEFDSSFKFQIGLEGVQFLLGIDNDEKVLRLCNIKMANEIFLLDNYVGEESEDYKKFKAHVTNVMSVKIADFPGVSNIISHRYGLKKLDEIEDQSVSEMSDTITKKLLTFLNDYRPVFFEKISDFALGLTANYALLRIHLLKFLAILPSLDHDMEGKEVKRILRESLRRLILDSKKAKRLDLKGDRQPLPPQLVVLFYFVLLIVRIFPAKALANIVRFKVRFMAKRFIAGETIESAQKNFAAIFNTGRDVTLDQLGELVVSESEADNYMNEVLKLVNGFSMHITPGSRNKAGILRAHVSIKVSALCSDFKPEAFDYTYKLVAPRLIKILKTAKEQQVFINIDAEHYHYRDIVFEIYKKALLETEELKDYADTGIVVQAYLRDCYEHLQDVVELAKERGMIMPIRLVKGAYWDAETVEAEAHGHNAPEFLNKEETDINFRQMIYEMYKAFPHIKLCIASHNFADHAYAEALREMKFNDIDEIEHQCLHMTYEALSTAMAKMGWAVRNYVPIGSLIVGMAYLVRRIMENSSQVGVLTIMRSHKKNAKLMAPNEIFEKHQSEGLLNLDSTLTHVHGQFSNCPPLKTYLEKELKYFRNEFEKFASGKDYSTDFSLTGELESVLSPSDGKSIVGKITFANIDDTEKAIASIDNSFYEGEWSKSAWQERAAVMARAAEIMYLRRNYYSALIMHESGKAIGEALADVDEAIDFLNFYIRKLSEVGDNEEFKARGPFAIIAPWNFPLAIPCGMTASALLTGSTVILKPAEQTPLITCELVNLFHEAGVPKDALIHLPGIGETVGQKLIEDQRIAGVIFTGSKPVGVHIAKTCAKRLYENRNTNKSYPVRVITEMGGKNAVIVTNNAELDETVSGILYSAFAHAGQKCSAASRVLVHKEVKDKLVARLKQAANDIYVGPATDFASFINPLVSQEEKNRLIAQVKEASEEAKKYGGVVHVNRSEENLPGYCVGPTIIELPKSRALEKESYASRELFAPVIHIVAYDDYEDALNIFNSVEYGLTGGVFSQSQDDIDFLTKEMYIGNNYINRPITGARVAIEPFGGFKMSGTGPKAGGADYLRSLFVRNSSQDLKSSKFDEGSDYEPVVSRSSSSDHFVRREKMLSALDEIISNFGPLFPGTFGEQRHALKDLKKWLEVDYLELLNKGRDNRYIPGQINYSVFDCNKDRALYLSLNEEINMQTFFAVLMSLTTGTGVTILCSNAEAYRWWNYLIDILKKNRFSKKNIDCYHVSKEKMHTLLSENFDVVICDGDLKSIKEFNSAVGEKNGQFVMTSFISPLEDYISGSYFDLFHMFSSERSYAVNIMKHGAPMELDS; encoded by the coding sequence GTGAAGTTACCTGTGGTTAAAAGCACACAATTAAATGATTCATTTCGCTTAGATTATTATGATCATTTTGAATCTCTTTTATTTGATGGTTCACAAATTAAAGAGTCTATTAAAAAAGATTTACTATTTTGGACGGAGTTTGATTCTTCATTCAAATTTCAAATAGGTCTCGAAGGTGTTCAGTTTTTACTTGGAATTGATAATGATGAGAAAGTACTGCGCCTTTGTAATATAAAAATGGCCAATGAAATCTTTCTTCTTGATAACTATGTCGGAGAAGAAAGTGAAGATTATAAGAAATTCAAAGCACATGTAACAAATGTTATGAGTGTTAAAATTGCAGACTTTCCTGGTGTAAGTAATATCATAAGTCATCGCTACGGACTTAAGAAGCTTGATGAAATCGAGGACCAATCTGTTAGTGAGATGTCTGATACAATTACAAAGAAACTTCTTACGTTTCTTAATGATTATAGACCAGTCTTCTTTGAGAAGATCTCTGACTTTGCTCTAGGTCTTACTGCAAATTATGCACTTCTAAGAATCCACTTATTAAAATTCTTAGCAATCTTACCATCTCTTGATCATGATATGGAGGGAAAGGAAGTTAAGCGTATATTGAGAGAGTCTTTAAGACGACTTATTCTCGATTCGAAAAAAGCAAAGAGATTAGATCTAAAAGGTGATCGTCAACCTCTGCCTCCGCAGTTAGTAGTCCTATTTTACTTTGTTCTTTTAATTGTACGTATTTTTCCTGCGAAGGCCCTTGCTAATATTGTTCGTTTTAAAGTCCGCTTTATGGCCAAGAGATTTATCGCTGGTGAAACAATTGAGAGTGCACAAAAGAACTTTGCAGCAATTTTTAATACTGGAAGAGATGTTACTCTGGATCAACTTGGAGAACTTGTTGTTTCTGAATCTGAGGCTGATAACTATATGAATGAAGTTCTAAAACTAGTTAATGGTTTTAGTATGCACATCACTCCTGGAAGTCGCAATAAAGCGGGGATCTTAAGAGCGCACGTTTCTATCAAGGTTTCTGCCCTTTGTTCCGACTTCAAACCTGAGGCATTTGATTATACATATAAGCTAGTTGCTCCTAGACTTATTAAAATTCTAAAGACTGCAAAAGAACAGCAAGTCTTTATCAATATCGATGCTGAACATTACCACTACCGTGATATCGTTTTTGAAATCTATAAGAAGGCCCTTCTTGAAACTGAAGAACTAAAAGACTATGCAGACACTGGTATTGTTGTTCAAGCATATCTACGTGACTGTTACGAGCATCTTCAAGATGTTGTCGAGCTAGCAAAAGAGCGTGGCATGATTATGCCTATTCGTCTTGTTAAGGGGGCCTATTGGGATGCTGAAACTGTTGAGGCCGAGGCCCATGGTCACAATGCTCCAGAATTCTTAAATAAAGAAGAAACAGATATCAACTTCAGACAAATGATCTATGAAATGTATAAAGCATTTCCACATATCAAGCTTTGTATTGCTTCTCATAACTTTGCAGATCATGCGTACGCTGAAGCACTAAGAGAGATGAAATTCAACGATATTGATGAAATTGAGCACCAATGTCTGCATATGACTTACGAGGCGCTATCGACTGCGATGGCCAAGATGGGATGGGCCGTAAGAAATTACGTTCCAATTGGATCTTTGATTGTTGGAATGGCCTACCTTGTTCGTCGAATTATGGAGAACTCTTCTCAAGTTGGTGTTCTAACAATCATGAGAAGTCATAAGAAGAATGCAAAACTTATGGCCCCAAATGAAATCTTTGAAAAACACCAAAGTGAAGGTCTTTTAAACCTAGACTCGACGTTAACTCACGTTCATGGACAATTTAGTAATTGCCCTCCACTAAAAACTTACCTTGAAAAAGAGCTTAAGTATTTTAGAAATGAATTTGAAAAATTTGCATCTGGAAAAGATTATTCAACAGACTTTTCTCTAACTGGAGAGTTGGAATCAGTTCTTTCTCCTTCTGATGGCAAGAGTATTGTTGGAAAGATAACTTTCGCAAATATCGACGATACTGAAAAAGCGATTGCTTCAATTGATAATTCTTTCTATGAAGGTGAGTGGTCTAAGTCTGCTTGGCAAGAAAGAGCTGCTGTTATGGCACGTGCTGCTGAAATTATGTATCTTCGCCGTAATTACTATTCTGCACTTATTATGCATGAGTCTGGAAAGGCCATTGGTGAAGCTCTTGCCGACGTAGATGAAGCAATCGATTTCTTAAATTTCTATATTAGAAAATTATCAGAAGTTGGTGATAATGAAGAATTCAAGGCCCGTGGCCCATTTGCTATCATCGCACCATGGAACTTTCCACTTGCAATTCCTTGTGGAATGACAGCATCAGCTCTTTTAACAGGCTCTACTGTTATCTTAAAGCCTGCTGAACAAACACCTCTTATCACATGTGAACTCGTAAATTTATTTCATGAGGCAGGAGTGCCTAAAGATGCTCTAATTCATCTTCCTGGTATTGGAGAGACCGTTGGTCAAAAGCTTATTGAAGACCAGCGCATTGCTGGTGTTATCTTTACTGGTTCAAAACCTGTTGGTGTTCATATTGCTAAAACTTGTGCCAAGAGACTTTATGAGAATCGCAACACAAACAAGAGCTATCCTGTACGAGTTATTACTGAAATGGGTGGAAAGAATGCTGTGATCGTTACAAATAATGCTGAGCTTGATGAAACTGTTTCTGGAATTCTTTATTCTGCTTTTGCACATGCTGGACAGAAGTGTTCTGCCGCTTCTCGTGTTCTTGTGCATAAAGAAGTAAAAGATAAATTAGTTGCTCGTCTTAAGCAGGCCGCTAATGATATCTATGTTGGGCCAGCAACAGACTTTGCTAGTTTTATCAATCCTCTTGTTAGTCAAGAAGAGAAAAATCGCTTAATTGCTCAAGTAAAAGAGGCCAGCGAAGAAGCTAAAAAGTACGGAGGAGTCGTACACGTTAACCGCTCAGAGGAAAACCTTCCTGGTTACTGTGTCGGGCCTACAATAATAGAACTGCCAAAGTCACGTGCTTTAGAGAAAGAAAGCTATGCTTCAAGGGAACTCTTTGCTCCTGTTATCCATATCGTTGCTTATGATGATTATGAAGATGCGTTGAATATTTTCAATAGTGTTGAGTACGGTTTAACTGGTGGAGTCTTTTCTCAATCTCAAGATGATATCGATTTCTTAACTAAAGAGATGTATATCGGAAATAATTATATCAATCGTCCAATCACTGGTGCTCGTGTTGCTATCGAGCCTTTTGGTGGCTTTAAAATGTCAGGAACAGGCCCTAAGGCCGGTGGTGCTGACTACCTAAGAAGCCTCTTTGTTCGTAATAGTTCGCAAGATCTTAAGTCTTCAAAGTTTGATGAAGGAAGTGATTATGAACCAGTTGTTTCTCGTAGCTCTTCTTCTGATCATTTTGTAAGACGTGAAAAGATGCTTTCAGCACTCGATGAGATTATCAGTAACTTTGGCCCTTTATTTCCTGGAACTTTCGGAGAGCAGAGGCATGCTCTTAAGGACTTGAAGAAATGGCTTGAGGTTGATTATTTAGAGCTCTTAAATAAGGGACGTGATAATCGCTATATCCCAGGACAAATTAATTACTCTGTCTTCGATTGCAATAAGGACCGTGCGCTTTATTTAAGCTTAAATGAAGAGATTAATATGCAAACTTTCTTTGCTGTACTTATGTCTCTAACGACTGGGACAGGAGTTACAATCCTTTGTTCAAATGCTGAAGCTTACCGTTGGTGGAATTACCTAATTGATATTTTAAAGAAGAATCGTTTCTCTAAGAAGAATATCGATTGTTACCACGTAAGTAAGGAGAAGATGCATACTCTTCTAAGTGAGAACTTTGATGTGGTTATCTGTGATGGTGATCTTAAATCAATAAAAGAATTCAATAGTGCAGTTGGTGAAAAGAATGGACAATTTGTTATGACGTCATTTATTTCACCACTTGAAGACTATATTAGTGGTTCTTATTTTGATCTATTCCATATGTTCTCATCTGAGCGAAGCTACGCTGTCAATATCATGAAGCACGGAGCACCGATGGAGTTAGACTCATAA
- a CDS encoding tetratricopeptide repeat protein, giving the protein MRHNVDKMNHRVHISGTKYEYSREEITKMNTIQEILLSELTQSRSYLDRILHAICELSETHLDAKARLIIEEFSSEYDKLVSELLILSHFGDLSLLHQNNFRQGRENLRLMNNFIESFIALAPKNDDEVVGVITRLINLSYKYTRELHLILIERSSLDVATPRMGLLKAIDIKEKKEIVVAKEIIKKGPFTLIEGGRVDEDDEDMEYEEDFTPPLYFLESLEILNLAHSKTAPILGMNAKREEKYEQYISDAHVLVSKKDLAGALELFNMARGHKETAEVLTLMGWVTSQMGNIEDAKSLCLKAIEIDPEYGAPYNDLGTLLLNEGHINESIKWYELAKKAPKYTNREYPYINAGRAYMQLNNFDKAMEEFEVALKLVPENQELRHTISKIRSSVTKPENTDKTHGFEKFKVDFSGHQGDNDNQPTQ; this is encoded by the coding sequence ATGCGTCACAACGTAGACAAGATGAATCATAGAGTGCATATTTCAGGGACGAAATATGAATATTCAAGGGAAGAAATCACTAAGATGAATACTATTCAAGAAATTTTATTAAGCGAACTCACACAATCAAGAAGCTACCTAGATAGGATTCTACATGCTATTTGTGAATTAAGTGAAACTCACCTCGATGCTAAGGCGCGCCTTATTATTGAAGAGTTTAGTTCTGAATATGATAAGTTAGTAAGTGAATTGCTAATTCTATCTCACTTTGGTGATCTCAGTCTTCTCCACCAAAATAATTTTCGTCAAGGGCGTGAAAACTTAAGGCTTATGAATAACTTTATTGAAAGCTTTATTGCTCTCGCTCCAAAAAATGATGATGAAGTTGTTGGCGTGATCACTCGTCTCATCAACCTATCATATAAGTACACAAGAGAACTTCACCTAATCTTAATCGAGCGCTCATCACTTGATGTTGCCACTCCAAGAATGGGACTTTTAAAAGCAATCGATATTAAAGAAAAGAAAGAAATCGTTGTTGCAAAAGAAATCATTAAAAAAGGTCCATTCACACTAATTGAAGGTGGACGCGTGGACGAAGACGATGAAGATATGGAGTACGAAGAGGACTTCACTCCTCCACTATACTTCTTAGAATCCCTTGAAATCCTAAACCTTGCTCACTCTAAAACTGCACCAATCCTTGGTATGAATGCAAAGAGAGAAGAAAAGTACGAACAATATATTTCAGATGCCCATGTACTAGTTTCTAAAAAAGATCTGGCCGGGGCACTAGAGCTTTTTAATATGGCCCGTGGCCATAAGGAAACAGCAGAAGTCCTTACTCTTATGGGTTGGGTAACTTCACAAATGGGAAATATTGAAGATGCGAAGTCACTTTGCCTAAAGGCCATTGAAATCGATCCAGAATATGGTGCACCTTACAATGATCTAGGAACACTTCTTTTAAATGAGGGTCATATCAATGAATCAATTAAATGGTATGAGCTTGCAAAAAAAGCACCTAAGTACACAAATCGCGAATACCCATATATCAATGCAGGCCGCGCCTATATGCAGCTTAATAATTTTGATAAGGCCATGGAAGAATTCGAGGTTGCACTAAAACTGGTCCCAGAAAACCAGGAACTGCGCCACACAATAAGTAAAATCCGCTCAAGTGTAACAAAACCAGAGAATACGGATAAGACTCATGGATTTGAGAAGTTCAAAGTTGATTTCTCTGGCCACCAAGGGGATAATGATAACCAACCAACACAATAA
- a CDS encoding YiiX/YebB-like N1pC/P60 family cysteine hydrolase, whose amino-acid sequence MNFRRILVLFFVFVSLKTLALPLSDLQTGDIILLDLDCFSCELIENETGGPFSHSGIVLKLGSQVYVAQSLGSVHHIPLQAFLGYSNKTPHVIRPKHINFSKKRKLLENYKRKYLGMDFDHDYVWDDGKLYCSEFIYKLLKSVYAIEKFKPTPMTYDKNPKGWEIYFGGKLPPSGKLGLSPNDFFFSTGFDGDFRDMGPLY is encoded by the coding sequence GTGAATTTTAGACGTATTTTGGTGTTGTTCTTTGTTTTTGTAAGCCTTAAAACTTTGGCACTGCCTTTAAGTGATCTACAAACAGGTGATATTATCCTGTTAGATTTGGACTGCTTTAGTTGTGAGCTAATCGAAAATGAAACAGGTGGCCCTTTTTCACACTCTGGAATTGTGCTTAAGCTAGGTTCACAAGTCTATGTGGCCCAGTCTCTTGGAAGTGTTCATCATATTCCACTTCAGGCCTTCCTAGGATATTCAAATAAAACTCCTCATGTGATTCGCCCAAAACATATTAACTTTTCTAAGAAAAGAAAATTACTTGAAAATTACAAGAGAAAATATCTTGGAATGGATTTTGATCACGACTATGTTTGGGATGATGGAAAGCTCTACTGTTCAGAGTTTATTTATAAGCTTCTTAAAAGTGTTTACGCCATTGAGAAGTTTAAGCCGACTCCTATGACATATGATAAGAATCCAAAAGGTTGGGAGATCTACTTTGGTGGAAAACTTCCTCCAAGCGGGAAGTTAGGACTTTCACCAAATGATTTCTTTTTCTCAACAGGATTTGATGGTGACTTCAGGGATATGGGGCCGCTATATTAA
- a CDS encoding pyrroline-5-carboxylate reductase has protein sequence MKYRHLILGAGNMARALIPGFIQNSQDCEFLIFTPSGSKAKSFADEFGAIWVKDLEELRNTHIDYLWACFKPQQLKQVALEIDFLTHPYLTIVSLLAGSDAKALTEFLSTDQIIRIMPNTPAQVGLGVNALYKTKTVHQDKWTAFWQAFNTSGINTVFENEDDIDTITPFSGSGPAYFFEVARILIEDMKARGIDGALAHQMVAGTIEGAGRMLSENSDAETLRNNVTSKNGVTYEALESFKESGMEEMFNRAIERAYQRTLELKGSK, from the coding sequence ATGAAGTATCGTCACTTAATCTTAGGAGCGGGCAATATGGCCCGCGCTTTAATTCCTGGTTTCATCCAAAACTCTCAAGATTGCGAGTTCTTAATTTTTACTCCTAGTGGAAGTAAGGCGAAAAGCTTTGCAGATGAATTTGGTGCGATTTGGGTTAAGGATCTCGAAGAATTACGTAATACTCATATTGATTACCTCTGGGCCTGTTTTAAACCTCAACAGTTAAAACAAGTTGCGCTAGAAATTGATTTTTTAACTCATCCATATTTAACAATCGTTTCACTTCTTGCTGGAAGTGATGCTAAGGCCCTAACCGAATTCTTATCAACTGATCAAATTATTCGAATTATGCCAAATACTCCGGCCCAAGTTGGACTCGGAGTAAATGCTCTTTATAAGACTAAGACTGTTCATCAAGACAAGTGGACTGCTTTTTGGCAGGCATTTAATACAAGTGGAATTAATACAGTTTTTGAAAATGAAGATGATATTGATACGATAACTCCTTTTTCAGGTTCAGGACCTGCATACTTCTTTGAAGTTGCACGTATCTTAATTGAGGATATGAAAGCACGCGGCATTGATGGTGCCCTTGCACATCAAATGGTTGCGGGTACAATAGAGGGGGCAGGTCGCATGCTATCTGAAAACTCTGATGCCGAAACTCTTCGAAATAATGTCACATCAAAGAATGGTGTCACTTATGAGGCCCTTGAATCCTTTAAAGAGTCGGGGATGGAGGAGATGTTTAATCGTGCAATTGAGCGTGCATACCAGAGAACGCTTGAATTAAAAGGAAGTAAGTAA
- a CDS encoding PaaI family thioesterase — MKKILDKLPEGLRNTAFVRLFGLTKVPMIFWLRPTVLELSDEVTAIKIPLSRRSKNHLNSMYFGALACGADLAGGFAAMKKTMDKGKRVSLAFKDFHAEFLKRAEGDTVFTCTQGKEIDAFVEKVLASDERHNLPLDITATCPDVTGDEPVAKFTITLSLKRK, encoded by the coding sequence ATGAAAAAAATTTTAGATAAATTACCAGAAGGTTTAAGAAATACTGCTTTTGTAAGACTTTTTGGCCTTACAAAAGTTCCGATGATTTTTTGGCTTAGGCCAACTGTTCTAGAGCTTAGCGATGAAGTAACGGCCATTAAGATCCCACTGTCTCGTCGCTCTAAGAATCACCTCAATAGTATGTACTTCGGTGCTCTCGCTTGTGGAGCAGACCTTGCTGGTGGATTTGCAGCAATGAAGAAGACGATGGATAAAGGAAAGAGAGTATCTCTTGCTTTTAAAGATTTTCATGCTGAATTTTTAAAGAGAGCAGAAGGTGATACAGTCTTTACTTGTACACAAGGTAAAGAGATTGATGCTTTTGTTGAAAAAGTTTTAGCAAGTGATGAACGTCACAACCTTCCACTGGATATTACTGCAACTTGCCCAGATGTTACCGGGGATGAACCTGTCGCAAAGTTTACGATTACTTTAAGCTTAAAGAGAAAATAA
- a CDS encoding thioesterase family protein: MNSQRTLTIDDFNIEEAIYEFQVQETHLDTFGHMNNATYLTIFEQARWDMITKNGWGMDRIMREKKGPVVLDINITFKSELRLRQMVKIRSKATSFVNSKVLVYEQEMFDDSGKVYTKFKMTAGLFDLKERKLMGHDPDWLKAVGLTLKA, from the coding sequence ATGAATTCACAAAGAACACTTACAATCGACGATTTTAATATTGAAGAAGCAATCTATGAATTTCAGGTTCAAGAGACTCACCTGGATACTTTCGGTCATATGAATAATGCGACTTATCTGACGATCTTTGAGCAGGCCCGTTGGGATATGATTACAAAGAATGGTTGGGGTATGGATCGCATTATGCGTGAAAAAAAAGGGCCAGTTGTTTTAGACATTAATATCACTTTTAAGTCTGAGCTACGCCTAAGGCAAATGGTTAAAATTCGCTCAAAAGCTACGAGTTTTGTTAATAGTAAGGTTCTAGTTTATGAGCAGGAAATGTTTGATGATAGTGGAAAGGTTTACACTAAATTCAAAATGACTGCTGGTCTATTTGACCTTAAAGAAAGAAAGCTTATGGGTCACGACCCTGACTGGCTAAAGGCCGTAGGACTTACTTTAAAAGCCTAA
- a CDS encoding Nif3-like dinuclear metal center hexameric protein, with protein sequence MTKVSASELGKFLAKHLNTYEYNDYGPNGLQIEGRPEISKIAFAVSAQRDSIAKACEFGADAMIVHHGLFWKFHGVRTITGSFAKRVKPLIQNDINLFGYHLPLDAHLEDGNAAGIAKQIGLTNLKPYGDYKGMPTGIQGSFENPLTPSELKELLKKVLNHEIIHSEPNDEKISSMGIITGGANSDWRYCVREGLDAYLTGEMSEHDWHESREEGIHFFAGGHNATERFGVLALKKLIEETYGLECIFIDSPNPA encoded by the coding sequence ATGACAAAAGTCTCAGCAAGTGAGCTTGGAAAGTTCTTAGCAAAACACCTTAATACTTACGAGTATAACGACTACGGCCCAAATGGCCTACAAATCGAAGGTCGTCCAGAGATTTCAAAAATAGCATTTGCTGTTTCAGCACAAAGAGACTCTATTGCAAAGGCCTGTGAATTTGGCGCAGATGCTATGATTGTTCACCATGGGCTTTTTTGGAAATTCCACGGAGTCAGAACTATTACAGGAAGCTTCGCAAAGAGAGTGAAACCTCTTATTCAAAATGATATCAATCTATTCGGCTACCACTTACCTCTTGATGCCCATCTTGAAGATGGCAACGCTGCCGGAATTGCAAAACAAATCGGTTTAACAAACTTAAAACCATATGGTGACTACAAAGGAATGCCTACAGGTATCCAAGGTAGTTTTGAAAATCCACTTACACCAAGTGAGTTAAAGGAACTACTTAAGAAAGTCCTTAATCACGAAATCATTCATAGTGAACCAAACGATGAAAAGATCTCGTCAATGGGAATCATTACTGGTGGTGCAAACTCAGACTGGCGCTACTGCGTTCGAGAAGGTCTAGATGCTTATCTTACAGGTGAAATGAGTGAACATGACTGGCACGAGTCACGTGAAGAAGGAATTCACTTTTTTGCTGGTGGCCATAACGCAACAGAGAGATTTGGCGTTCTTGCTCTAAAGAAGTTAATTGAAGAAACTTACGGGCTAGAGTGCATCTTTATCGACTCCCCTAACCCTGCCTAA
- a CDS encoding response regulator codes for MNEEILFIDDDENIAELFALTLSQEGHETLALSGEVDVEHYFDNISDNLKVVIADKNMPVINGAEVVRRFENGPKAGTLKYIIISGDEELDNEELQGKVHFIKKPFKKETLFSVIEDII; via the coding sequence ATGAATGAAGAGATCCTATTTATCGATGACGATGAGAATATTGCAGAGCTCTTTGCCCTTACCTTGAGTCAAGAAGGCCATGAGACACTGGCCCTGAGCGGTGAAGTTGACGTGGAGCACTACTTTGATAATATTAGCGACAACCTTAAAGTGGTCATTGCAGATAAGAATATGCCTGTTATCAATGGTGCTGAAGTTGTGCGTCGATTTGAGAATGGCCCAAAAGCTGGTACATTGAAGTATATCATCATCTCCGGTGACGAAGAGCTAGACAATGAGGAGCTCCAAGGCAAAGTTCACTTTATTAAGAAGCCTTTTAAAAAAGAAACTCTCTTCTCTGTGATTGAGGATATTATTTAA